CAAACAAGAGTCTCTGAGGACTAATATACGTCTGTCATGCACCAGTCTCCAAACAGTAGCAATTAACAgcactgtttttttcttcaaatgttttaTGCTTGAACCAGCTGGCAGGTAGTCACACAAACCTGCCAGACCTTTGGCATATCGACTTTAAGACgggtatatataaaaaagaccaTTTCGCAATAATAGACTGTCATTGAAGAATTAAGCCTATTTGAAATAATGGCAGTCCCTGTGAACAGCTGCACAGAATACACTTGGGGAAAATAGTggaaaatatgtatatatcagAATGTCTGTAACAATAAGCACAGAATGTTTCACAGACAGAAAATGAAGCACACTATATGGTTTTGCTTGGGGAGATCTAGTATGTTGCCAGCAAGTCCCTCAAACAAAACTGTATGACTAAGGATTTGATGCCACTAACCTGACTGTGACTGACAGTACTTAAAACTAAAGTGAccaagttaaaaaaacaacaacaacaacaacattggaataaagctaaaataaaatattagattgaatgttttttttttttttttttttttaccaaaaaatatgtttgaagcaagtttaaatatttaaatgaccaactaaaaataaaagataaaaagaacttcacataaattaatacaaatgacacataaaattattaaaaggtATAAACtacttaaattttatattaataaatatactataatagaatatataaatattattaaaataacactgcactcTGGTGATCATTGGTTCAACTGATTGTACAAACCTTGTAAAAATCACTTTGTATTCACCCTGGTCCATTTCATTTATGTTTCATCAGGGGCTATTGGTGGTTGTTGTTCCATTGCTTCTGGCTGGGAttgtatggtaacccatactgtTGCAAGATAAGCTGATTGTAGTGGGTCTAAAAACTCTTCAGGCCAATCAAACTTAACTTAAATAGCTTAAATTAAGTCCAAGTCTCTTTTGTTGAGTCTAGATATACCCATTTTCCCCAAGGTCGCCCATTTTATCTCACCatcatttagaattttattgCAAACTGCTGTGTCTTGTCAGTGAAACTAATCAAAGTCAAGCTTCATTGACAACATGTTGTAAGGGTACCTGAGCAATTTTAGGACACAATCACCTAGTTATCACCTTTATTGCTACTCCTACAAGAGACTGGGCTTAATAGCTCTTCAAATCATGGTAGAAGAAAAATCAATGTTCTTGCCGAAAAAAATGTGGATGTAGTAGCAACAGCAAGTGAAGTTATGGCAGAAGGTTGTTGGTTCCAACCCTCATGTATAGCTTTGCAAtgcacattaatttatttttagtaacagGCACAGCAAATGTTGTAacttcacaagttttttttttttgatgatgatgaatttGAATAGgcatgtaatttttatttgcttGGATATGTTTGGGTAAAGCAGGTGCTATGAAGATCATTGGGTCAGTTTAATGCATGTTGGCATCATGCTACATTGGCTGGCATTTGACAGGAACCCTTTGTGTCCAGGGTAATGGCTTCGTTACTTTTTTATCAGCTGCCTGGTACTGTATATCAATAAGTATCTCATTTTCCATTCTCCAACAGTCTTATCAATCACTGATGGCCATCAGAAAAACACCTGCTTGACTGGAATTATATGGGTAAACTGAAACTGCctttccaatgttttttttttttttttcatagtcttTCATCAAAGTTTCTCTGTGTGTCACCCTGCACCTCTACTCCAGTGAACACTGTGTTTGTCAGGTCTTTGTTGATCCTGCTATAGCTGAAACAAGCTCCTTCCTCTTGAACAATGTGCAGATTAGCAAGGTCAGCCATGCACTTCACAGTAACCTGATCCCCCTTTACGCCTCTGTGTGAGTGTGCGGGAAGTCAGAGAGGTAGCTGTTGGTGCTCAGGGACATGGGACATGGAATCATAGAGGGACACTTGTGTAGGCTGCATACCAATGTTTCCATTTGGTTAACTTATAATTTTGACCTTTAGAAGACCTGGAACAAAACTGATTAAAgtagttcatacaaaaatgaacttttactcacccccaggccatccaagggGTGGATGAGTTTATTTCGGAAAAGATTTGGAGATATTTTGCTTTGCATCAattgctcaccaacggatcctttgcagtgaatgggtgccatcaaatgtgagtccaaacagctgataaaaacatcaaagtaaTCCACAAAGTCTTGTGAAATATAGACAAATACTCTATccacaatattgctttctctacTGAAAAAGTAATCTCATTTAAATCAGtagtgaaatatgcacagatggacacgatggattttgatgtgagaggacaacaggggatggacgttttcattggaggaagcattattataatGGACTGTTTTGGCCAGAAGCCTTTGTCCTTGATGTATTAAggacagcttttcacttcacaaagcGTTAattgagtcatgtggattacttgtggattattgtgatgttttatcagctgtttggagtctgaTTCTGACATTCTAATGCGGCAGGTCTGAGATTATCTACATGTTCCAAAACACTACCAGCTTGATTTTTCAGCATGACCAAAGAAGTGCAAAGGTGCAAGATTTGTAGTGttggtatattttaaaatgttaagattTCTCATAATTTATGATTGATTCAAAAAAGAAGACCTAGGTTGTGACATCATATCCTGTTGCCTGTATTCTCCCGTTGGAGTCTAATAGACCAATTCAAGACATTTTTGTGGGCGTGGCAGAACATTATggaagaataaaaaaaggtaaatttgagtgtatttcaaaattctgagatCAGTTCTGATGAGGAAAATCAACTCGTCTTTCTCTATTCTCCCCTTggctcagaatcatgagtttatatcCCTGACCTCTGTCCGAACTagaagatataaacttgcatttgtgagaaaaaaagtcagaattgtgagttaaaaggtaaatgttatgtaaaatgttaatggTAATAGGTTTAAATAGTGTTTCATGCTGTAACTGTAAGGCTAGTACAATATGTCCCCGATGAActgcatttgtaaatattatgtagacctattgtttaaatcaaatttatgctaTAAAAATAGAGTAATCATATCACTTTTCATCCATAGTCGGTCCGTTTAAACGTCTGCGTTTAGCTACAAATGGCTTCTTTGAAGACAGTActctataaaaattatttgcattctgATTCTGGAATCCAAAGgcacaaaaataattgtttctcTTATTCCACGGATTTTACCCGTTTCGCTCCACTGGttaccagtgtttttctgccaccacaatACGCGCACAGCTGTAACTGACGTAACTGTGACATCTACTCCAAATTGGTCTATTTAGTTCTGTATGCTTTAAGTGTAATGTGACCTCACCTTTTCTATCGCCCACATGTACTAATTAAGCAGATTAATGCAagtaaaaagtgtttatttacatttgacAGAAGACGCTTGGCAGACTATAAATAAAGGCTGTGCCATGCTGTTGAAAGGATGTGAAGGCAAGAGATACAGAAGCCAAATTGAGATTCACAAccatagaaaccatcacagaaaaagCCCTCCATAGTCAGCTGTGGAGCTTCTCGGCCTGCAGGGATTCTGGAGTAGTTCTCCTCCAGACGTCGTGATCACTTCCTCCTGCAGGAAAAGCAGACCATCAGCCAACAAAACCAATATCAGTCCTGGGACAACCGAGTATCACTATCAATCCTCTGCATCAAACGCACAGATGGAAGCACAGGTGTGCTCTCCACATCTATGTTCCTCATGCCCCATGGGGTCTGCAATCGCCTCATGAGCATGTTTGTCAGTCACGCTACGACAGTAATACTATTCTGTAGTTCCAGCTTACCTTATGGAAGTCGATGAGGTCAGCTAAGGTGGCGTGACGGTTTTGGTCTACACCTAGGAAGCTGTAATAGTCACCCGATGCGTCGATGAGGAAGTGCTTGAAACCCAAGGTGGTGCGGTAGGACAGCGTGTAGCCCCAGATCCGTTCACTCACTCTGACCAAGAAGCAGCCCTCTGCTGCATTCGCTAGCAAAGCCTCTGACTCCTGGCGCGATATTATTCCTGCAGAGGCAGGAGACGAGTGACAGTGAGAAAGACAGATGGAGAGCCGGAGACGGGACGAGGCAAAGTGACAGACAGGAAGAGGCAGATATGGAGAGAGATTGAGTGAGAGTGCGGCAGGAAGTACAGGTGTTGTGCTCTGATCTTAAAGTGACGCTGGCAGCTCTCTAGTGTTTCCTGGTCGAATGGCGTCACTCAGATGGTCGTTAATCTTATCATTGTCCAATCGGAGGCCACACACTGTGGCTCCAATCATCCTGCACAAGCAGTGAATTATTGAGTTTTTCTGTctgcctctctttttctctctctgtctctttcattattattttatcgATTTAATCGATGTCTTTCCTTCACTGCAACCACTAAACTACTGCCCGTTCCTACTAAACTGTGACTTCTGAGTccatttctaaaaaaatacatcagaGGATTTTTTACGTGACTCCTGTCAACGTCGCCCCAGTGCACTGAACTCTTTGGAGTGCTTCAGCAGTACCCTAGCACCGGTCAAGCGctgtaatgtgttactttaagTTCAAATAATTTCAACTCCAACTTCAACTGACCCCACTTGCCACTGACCTTTTGAAGTGCAGTCAATGGTTAACGGACAGTTTTCATGATGTGTCTTTGCAATCTTTTCAGTCTTTTTCTTGCTTTCGACCTATGCTTGTCATTTTTCATACATGATTTTGCCTTTTTTGCCTCTTTCATCTGTCTAtccactgccattcaaaagtttgtggtcagtaagatttgaaaGTCTCTTACCCTCAAATAatacggtaatattgtgaaatattatgaaaatttcgttttcttttctattttgatataatttaatatgtacAGCTGTGTTTcagtagtcattactccagtcttcagcgtcacgtgatcctttagaaatcgccctaatatgctgatttggtgctctagaaacatttcttctcaaaagtgttgaaaacaattgtgctgcttaatatgttgtAATATGGAAATCgtgatatttttcaggattttttgatgaactgaaagttaagaaatgtctttctgtcgtttttgatcaatttaaagtgtccttttggaataaaagtactaatttcttactgaccccaaacttagatattttaacatttttaaagaatttgtcatACGTTTTACTGTTATCCAACACTTATTTGCCAATTATTTTTCTGAAACTGTCAATGTTTATGTGTTGCATTACTGTTATCCAACACTTAGTGATGGGTCCTTTGTTTTCATAGACTTATTTGCCAATTATTTTTCTGAAACTGTCAATATTTATGTGTTGCAATGATGCAATCTACGTCTTGTGTGGAGGTCAAAGGGTCAAAACATGATGCTTGTATTAAAGCCGTGATGTGAGCTGTGAAGGGCCTTAGGAAAGGGAACGTTCTAGCCGTGTTTACCGTGGAACCAGGGTGCGATGGTGTTGCTACTTCGCTCATATCCTGCTCGTCTCGGCCTCTGCTCCTCTTTAAACCAGCGGATGATGGATTCACGAGAGTTCGGCCTGGGTGGACGAATCCAGACTGGGCTGAAAGGCAATTGAAGACAGTATTGTGATGTGTATTAAGCATGCTAATCTTTCATTATTTGTTTCACTTTCTGTATGTGAGTGGCATGTTTggtcaaaaatgtaatttcctcTATATTAACTTCTTGTTCCCTGAAAACAATATTACACTCGCAAAAAATAAACGGGATATGGTCGAGATCATTTATTATTGATTTGATTATTGATTTACCATTCCGTGAGCGACTGTGTGACTGGACTGCAATAACGTCGGTGTTGTCTTCGCCTGTAATGGCCTGAGGTAAGTTGACCAGAACTAGCTGCAGGTGAATGGCTGGCCTCAGCTGGAGGGGTCGGATGTTCAATGACCCCACTGTGCCGTCGGTTGTGACCTGATCCGTTCAGGTGTGTCTTATGGAACAGACCGCTGAGTCCAGCCACCAGGCCCTTCTCGATAGCTCGCAGAGACTGGCGCTTGTATTCATCTCTAGCCCGCCGTGCCTTGCACTTCATCTCCTCATCCGCCGCCTTGGAGCGTCGCACTGTGGGAAGCGGAGAGGAATTTGAATAGAAATAAGCTACTTTGTATTAGAGCAGCCAAACTACCGTTTGTTCTCTCACATTGTTCCTGCCATTCTTTGTCATCTCTCTCGCTCCTCTTTTCCTCCTGCTTCAGAGAGATGTACAGCTCCTTTGCTCTCCTCTCTTCCGTTTGGCGGATTTCTTCCTcgcctctctgtctctcttcctcctcacatttctgtgaaaaaaggagaaagaatcAGCCCTAGCTTACACAAAGGCACAGAAGTTTCACCTCGGCTTGCTTTAGTTGTCTCATTTTCGgtgaatataaatgattaatttggtGGACGATGTCATTAACCCAAACATCAGTGGTTTCaactctattatagatcagttgTACAAATGTTGGCCTTGTGTCTCAGAGATCACATCTACATTCCGAGAGGTTGCcaacttttaaataattcattctcTGAACATGGAACACATAGTAATTAAGCCTAATTAACCTCAATCTCTATTATGAGACTATGATTAAAGGCCTGGTTGAAGAATAAATGCAAGGACCCTTAACTATTGGATTTCTTGTCACAATTGAGCCACTGAGATCACGATTATTACAATAAGTAGCAGTCACGCATGAAAAAAAggagtaaatattaatatatgtatgcgTAAGACGTGTTAATAAGTCCatccagttttattttagtagaaATTAGATACTGCTATcaattttattaatacaaattgttttttattttttattttattttatatatctgcgttttatttttagttaaaggtgtaataattatgtggtgtttttgtcatttttattaattttttttttttaaaatgtgtatggtttttattaaattttaatttagtttaggttttagctattttagtacattaGGTTAAACTAAGCACAAATAAGAATTGTTttgaaactagctgaaattaaaatgtgtttatgcattattttattttatttcaggtaatgtttattttatttcaagtaaaaaattgttttagttgTACTGCATATACTCTCatttttttgttgcagttttaCTTATGCTGCGCTGGCTTGTTAGATCTTATAATGCAAGACTGGATTCAGCCTCAAGCAAAGTTTTTTTAGAAATGTGAGTTTTCCACATGTTTTTCAAAAGCACCATTCATGTCTTTATTTGTCAAATTTTTAATGAGGACAAGTGTACttttaaaatccacttggctTTAATATCTGAGGGAACACGAGGCATGACGCtgtatttgatgttttgtttagaACTGTCACCCTTTCAAAAGatgcataaaatattttgtgtttttgattttactCAAAGGAACATATTCCAGCCAAACCCACCTTCAGTTTCTCTCTAATGCgatcttcctcttcttcctgcTTGGCTGCCTTTCTGTCATCTGTCTCCTCCTTCCATTTTTCTGCCACGAAGCGAGCCTTTTCCTTCGCCATGGCATCTCGAAACTTCTTTTCAATCTCTGCCTCCTTCACACGCCTCAGGAAATTCAGCAGGGGTTGAGTGATGCATTTTCCATCCCTCTGTACTTCTATCATTATTACCCTGACCCCCcttctctccctcttcctctcaTTTTTAAGCTGAATCTCATCTGTCAATCTTCACCCACCCCTAATATCACACTGCTCCCTTCCCTTGACACTGCCCCATGGTTCTCTCACCGGAGTTCCTGTGCCTCTCGCTGGGCCTGCTTCTTGGCTCTCTCCTCCATCAGTTTTTCCACAATGTCTTCAAAAGGCTTGTCCCCCGGGGCCTCCCCCATTACCCATACCCACACCTCTCCATCTGAGCCCAGAAGCCACTGAATGCCTCTGCGGTCGCCTGGGAAGAGACAGCAAacgacaaatatgaaaaaaaaagcatatttcctCCACTTTCCAGACCCATCAGACCGTATTCAGATAAGATAAAGACAAACTAACACAGACGGCGCGACAAAGCTAGAGGAGATTATCCTACTGGGATCCTTTGTACGCTGCGGGAACATGACAACTGAACAAGATAATGTAAGCACTTTTGAAAACAAGGGGACATTACCTGTCAACTCACAGACACAATCAGTGACACCCTTTGATGCAGTGAGCCTGCACTGGCAATATGATGTAAACCTAATCTTGCTCATTTGCACCACTGCTTTAAAGTTGAAGTGTGTCGTTTTATAGATGTACTTTCTGAAATACTTTCTCCTACACCTCTTCAGTATGCCGAGATACTCTTTTGTTTGACTGGTTTTCTTTGGTATTATTAGATATATGGCTCTGTACTTTCTCCTACACCTCTTTAGTATGCCGAGATACACCATTCATAGACTGATTTACCCAGAAAGTATTAACACTATGGCTCTGttttaaaacaatgattatttctgcatttttcttATTTGGTACATGAGGCTAATGGAACAAAACTCACAACAtgaaaaaattgttttctatgtcatttagaaaaaaaaaagtataatgacTTAATAAGGGCAAAATAATTTGAACCTTTAAAATACTAACTTAGAATATTTCTcatgatgatgaaaataaattaatacttttattcagcaaggacgcattaaactggtctaatgtgacagaaaaaatatttctgtttcaaataaatgatgttcttttgaactttctgttcatcaaagtatAATGTAACAGGTtcccagaaaaatattaaacatcacaaatgttttttataattgctAATACTAAGAAATagttcttcagcaccaaatcagcatattaaaagaataaaaggctggagtaatgactcttgaaaattcagctttgccatcaaaagaataaattacattttataaaatattaaaatagaaaacagttatgttaaaTAGTATGtagtaatgtttaattttaaactgtatttttgatcaaataaatgcaggcttggtggaCATTATTgaccgcaaacttttgaatgttagtgtatatatGAAGACCAAAGAGCATTTTATATACAGAATTTATATCATAGTTTTGCATTACCAATGATAACAAATGaccaaataaattacatttaaaaccaaACAGTGCTAAAGCTTTTCTAAGGATTAATATTCATTTGGAAAAGTGTGCTTGTGTTATCTTTCTttaataaatgccacttggtttggtAATTTGTTATCTAACACAAAGacattcatttttaagagtgacttaaatgtcaaaatatgccTTGTAATAACTGTTTATTAAAACACTCATGTTTCATTTGTAGACTTTATCAAATAAAGGTACAAAATGAACCCTGGACTCACTTTTCTTTTTCACAGCATGACTtggatctcttctctctctctcattccagCGTCGCACCTGCTCCTCCCGAATCTTGTAGAAGAGGATCTGTTTCTGCTCTTCGTTGAGTTCAGCCAACAGGTCAGGCTCTATATACATATCCTGAAGAATCCGCTGCATCATCCTGACAGCCTGCCAGGTATATGTCTCTCTCGACTCCTTTGACCTTTGCCTGTAGTCACTGCAGATTGCAAGCCCAGGTGTCAGTCTGTCTCTCAAGATCAATCTTCACTGCCTGAGGAAGGCACAAGGTGTGTTCAATGTAATGCACAGCTGATCTGAAGGTCTTTTTCAGGGTGTCATAACAACTGAGAGCCCTCTACTTCCTATCACCCTCTATTTTATATACCTCTCTGTTCAACAAGTGTTGATCACAACTGCATCCCTTCCTTTAATCTTGACCCAAGTATGGTCTCTTTCTCTTCACTTCTCGTATGCTGCAGTGGTGTTTTGTTCTTGCGTTTTGATCCTTTATGGGGTTTAATTTCACCCTCTCCCCCCTCTATCTGTCTTCTGCAGTGACCCTACAGACCAGGTGTGTCTGACACTGCTACCTGCTGTGTGTGACAGCTCGAAATGATTTTGTTTAGCAACTTTGCAGGTTAAAATACATCTACGGATAAGATTTTTTGATAAACTGAGTTTTCTCTAGGCTACACCAGTATGTCACAACAGTTATATTAAATGGCAGATTGATATCAACAATATGCAAGCAATTACTCAGTGAGGTCAAATTATGAAATAGACATACTATTACGAAAGAagaatttatatgtaattatggATGCAACATGAACATTTGGGATAAGATgcgtgtgtgggtgtatgtgggCATGTTATCTGACCTGTCCCTTTCTCCCTACCTTTTCATGGTGTAATCTTACATCTGCAACTCATATTACCATAGGTCTGCTCTAGCAGATGGTGTTAACCCCCCTTTAACCCTGAGAAGAAAATAAtggccttaaagggactttggttaaccgtataattatttgtttgaaGCCTTATTTATGAGGTCCCATTGTCTAGTTTTATTGgttacatttaatatacatttatttgttcacaTGCTGTTTAATGATGTCAGCATAATTGacaactttattatttttgtgccaGATAaatactgctctgattgcatCTGATCGTTATGTTGTTTGATTgttgtatatttaaaaagatattcCCCCTTTCAGTGTGAAATAGACTGAATAACATTGATGCAGAAAAAAATTCACtcataaattgctgttaaatttcacaaataattacaaatcagcaaaaaattaaacacaaaatttggGAGTATAAAGTCAGAAATAGTAAACTTCAAAAGATACATTTAAACTAAACAGATAAAACCTGTATCCCTGAAATCAAAGGGGGTAACATgggttacataatcagattactttttcaagtaaagtaccgcattacttttttaaataagtaataagtaattctaatctcacttgcacaaaaacagatcagattttgattcctcaaaatgaataaaagtgaaaagcaaactcagaatattcacaaacctgcaataattacgctaattaaatcacaaaaaaactttatgtatttaatctcatTTTATTGTGTCTTTGCTGCAGAACTTCAATGATCCAATTCATCATACATTAGAACATGACATTTGTGATTCTTCTTTTTATGATGAATTGAGGAGAAAGTGTTAAACTTTCTTCTTTTGCATCCTATTCTTCATGCCACACAGAATGGtgtgaaaaagctttttttccccacatttttggtgtgaaagggatttaacatttgacaaaaatagaacagaaatagaaaaagtaaagcaaaagtaTCATAATGcagttaattacatttttaggaagtaatgcaatattgcaatgcattacttttaaaggtAACTTTCCCTAACACTGAagacacactaaaacaaaaaatgccaCCTGGGACTCCAAATGCTTAATCTTTTTGGAATCTGTTAATTTACAAGTTTGAACAAACCAATTCACTTGAATGAATACAAATATGACATTTTGTGCACGCTGCATTTATAGAAATAGCTAATGTGACTCTTAAGAGCCAAGTGGATTTGTCACAGGcgcaaaataaaatgattattatatatgtctatatgtaaaaataaactttaaaactgatatatacacaacagatgttttattttgcagttttgtttcatttttacaccaTTAATGCAAATATTCTGAAAGCTGTGATTGGATGGGCCCTGGCCTTTATGTGCCAAATCCTGCAGTTTATATGCTTGAACAAATAAGAAGTTTGTAGCTGGACATGCTacattgtcaaagcagcttcccCATCACTGGCTCTGTGTATTGTAATTGACTTTCTGACGTCAGTATTTTCATCTTCATGTCTCTCTTAACCTCTTGTCCCTTGCTGCCCTTTGGACCTGATTTCTACAAGGGGCTGTTCATGTTCTGCATAAACCCCCCCTGACCTCGTAATTACTTCTTTCTCTCCTGACTATTATTC
This region of Cyprinus carpio isolate SPL01 chromosome B12, ASM1834038v1, whole genome shotgun sequence genomic DNA includes:
- the LOC109110395 gene encoding SH2 domain-containing protein 4B, which codes for MMQRILQDMYIEPDLLAELNEEQKQILFYKIREEQVRRWNERERRDPSHAVKKKSDRRGIQWLLGSDGEVWVWVMGEAPGDKPFEDIVEKLMEERAKKQAQREAQELRRVKEAEIEKKFRDAMAKEKARFVAEKWKEETDDRKAAKQEEEEDRIREKLKKCEEEERQRGEEEIRQTEERRAKELYISLKQEEKRSERDDKEWQEQLRRSKAADEEMKCKARRARDEYKRQSLRAIEKGLVAGLSGLFHKTHLNGSGHNRRHSGVIEHPTPPAEASHSPAASSGQLTSGHYRRRQHRRYCSPVTQSLTECPVWIRPPRPNSRESIIRWFKEEQRPRRAGYERSSNTIAPWFHGIISRQESEALLANAAEGCFLVRVSERIWGYTLSYRTTLGFKHFLIDASGDYYSFLGVDQNRHATLADLIDFHKEEVITTSGGELLQNPCRPRSSTADYGGLFL